The Mycosarcoma maydis chromosome 8, whole genome shotgun sequence DNA segment GTCTGCGCCTGGCCATGTGAGCGGCTGACCGTCCTTTCCCATCATGGGCCTGTTGTACTTGTCTGTGATCGGATCTCCCGGGTTTGGACGAGGCAGTTTGAGCCTTGGCGGATTCTTGcggttgagcttgagcggcGGAACAAACTGAGAAGCGTCGTTGGGGTCGACGCGAGTATGGTGAGCAAACTTCATGAGATGGGTGAGCCACTGTCCGCAGTCGGTGGATAGCAGAGGGATATCTCGATATGTtgtcggtggtggcggcggtAGCTCCTTcttgtcttgctcgagcttgaggtTGGATCGAGCActgttgttgttggtgGAGGCACCGTTGGCAGCACGAGCTCTGGCTCCACCGGCTCTGCCATTCTCAGCCTTGACGTTGGCTGAGCCTGGCTCAGCTTTGACGGGAGGCATACTAACTGGACGAGAGAATGTAACTTGGACTGTCAACAAGAAGCGGTTGACGTGCAAGATGGACATTTCAAGCTGAGAGGAGCATCGGCCAGTCACAGATTGACGACtttcactcacgactcacgactcacgactccactttgtgctttgtgctttgtgcttcacgcttcgtgctcggcttcttctgTGGGCTGAACCAACGAATTAACATTTAAGCACGTTGGCCGTGGGGcacgagattcacgattcgtgattctcgcACGGATCGCTGGCGCCCATGCGTGATGAGTTTGGGTTAATTGCTTTGACGCGTCTGCAGAGCTGTACGCTGTGGTTTGTTGTTCGTCGTTCGTGGTCGAGTTGAATTTGTGTCGAATCAACCGTGAACGCGGCTGTCGTGAGTGGCTGACGATGGATATttccacgattcacgattaattTAGGAGGTCCATCAGTGTGAGTCGCAAGTCCAAcactgtactgtactgtacagtcaCTCACGCTGTGACACGCACACGCGATCAGACCCTGAATCAGCAACACACAGACAGACTgtgagcgagagcgagagctaTAAATACAAACATAACGTTACGTGATAATTATACGTACTGTATTTCTGATGAATGCGGGATCGGATATTtacagattcacgattctcacaagcgagcagcgccagccaTGATCATATGATCACATGCTGTCCCTACCAACTGTGAATACTTTGGCCAACAAGTCGATCGtcccattcacgattcgttcCACGTTCATCGCATCGTCCATTTAATCAAGACGGCTCCGACGGGGATTGGTTCTCTGCCTTGCGGCGTATCCTGGTCATTCCAACACTCTCTCCAACCATTCCTGCCACCATCGAGTCAGGAACGATGGCGCTTGACATCTAGAAGCACACCAACGTCCTACCCTCCTTCAAGCTGTCCGACCGTCAAGTGCTAAGCACAGCTCGGCAAACACAAAGcaatgtcgagcttcaAAACATCTTCATCGCCAGCGCGTAACGACGTCGATACTGATCCAACTTCCAGAAGGAAAATGTCCACCGACCTCAGCAGGCTCAAAAACTTCCCATCAGCCCTCTCGCTCCGCAAGCAAGACCCGGATACATCGCCACATCCCGATGCGATCCAATCTAGCGGCTCCTTTTCTCGCTTCAGGCCATTCTCCTCAGCGCAACGTCCATCCCTCGGCTCCCTCGGCTCCGACAAAGATGACAACTCCACAGACGTTAGGTCATCCAGAAgggcttctcgcttgtTGGATGCCTTCAAACCATCCAAGAAGCCTGCACCATCGTTCGAGGTGATTCGCAAACCCACAAATCGTAGCACAACCTCGTTCCAATCTACCGTTCACCATCCATCTCCCGATCTCGAACTTTACGATCCAGCTCGCCATCCGTCGGCGCACGCCACAGTCGATGTCCCCCAGCCAGCGCCTCGGATATCCTTGTCCGCACCTCGATCGCAAAACTcgctcaacgctgctgcctccaccgccgctgccTCTTCCCCTTTGACGCCCAACGCGCTCACTTCTCGGCCGCCCTATCCGCCAAGCACTGCGAAAACTCGAAAATCCAGCACCACCAATTCCATCATAGCCACCAATCGCAGGACCTCAGATCCCTACCTCAACCTCGGCTCTGCCTCCAACTCTCGCGCGCATTCGCCTTCTCCCAACCCCAACACGGATATCACCAACGGAAGCTTCAGTCTACATTCCTTCCGCAATGTTCGCTCCACCAGCGACGTTTCCACAGCTGAAGAGTCTGGCCCGCAGACCCATTCCAGAGTACAGAGCATGATCTCGGTCGACGAATACGTCACGCCAGGCGAAGAGCTCCCCGAGCCACGCTTCCCCGATGACAGCATCAGCGCCTTCAACGCACACGACGCCGCTCGAGCCCAGTCCACCAGCCCTGCCCCAAGCGTCAAGCCAGCCAGCATTTCAGCCGCCAAATTCCGCCAAGCCTCGAGACATCGCAGCGAGAGCGGTACAGTACCCACCATCGATACCATCCAAGCCGGCTCGAGCTTTGTCAGACCTCCAAGATCCAGGACGCCTTCGCAAGACTTGGCCGCAATGGAGGCTGTGCTTGCCCAAACCCATCCAAACACTTTTCGCACCGCTGAGGCAGATCGACGCAAAAGTACAGACTTGACCCAACTGACAGCAGCGCCGTCCGCTTTCCTAcccaacaccaacaccaaTGAGGACTCGCAACGCCGCAAACGCGGCTTtttcatcgtcgtcgaagGCCTTGACCGAGCGGGCAAGAGCACCCAGGTCGAGAGGCTCGCTGCACATctgcaagccaaagccgTCAAGTTCCCAGAGAGAACAACAGCCATCGGCCAAATGATCAACTCCTACCTCGCTCAGACCAGcgacctcgacgaccaGGCTATCCATCTGCTTTTCTCTGCCAATCGATGGGAATGCGTCGCCTCCCTTCACAGGACGCTCGAAGCGGGCGAGAGCATCGTCTGTGATCGTTACGCCTTTTCGGGTATCGCTTACTCAGTCGCCAAAGGCCTTTCATACGATTGGTGTCGCAATCCAGACGTAGGCCTTCCTTTGCCAGACCTGACCCTTttcctcgacctcgatgcaAACGCGGCTGCAGCCAGAGGCGGCTATGGCGAGGAGAGGTACGAGAAACTCGACTTCCAGGCCAAAGTGCGCGAAGCATTCACTCGCGTCTCCCAGGATGTCAGGACACATGGAGGCAGATGGGTCACGATTGAtgcgagcaagacgctAGATCAGGTCACCGACGACATGCAAAAGGCGGTGCACAGGGTGACATCGTCCATCGATCGAGTGGGAGCCAAGCTCGGAAAGTTGTTTGTGATGGAACGCCCGCCCAACGTACATGCTGCATCCAGCAACGAGCTGCTTCCGCCATCAGTGATCCCCAACATCAAACGCTCCTCCATGTCTTCGGAGAATTCAGGGAGGAAGCGACCGTCCCTCGATCACCCTCGCATTACTACGCCCAACGGAGGCTTTCCTGCGTCGCGGCCATCGGGCTCACCGCTGACGTACACCGAACAGCTTGCGGCAGtgcgagctgcagctgccggAACTCTCTCCGGTCTTTTGGGAGGCTCGagcaccaacgtcgaccAGCAAAGTCCCTCCGTAAACGAAGAGAGACCGCTGCCCGATGCTGACGGTCCATCGCCGATCAACGCTACGCGCGGACAGGGATTCGACTCTGCTCGAGTGCTGGCTAATCGCACCGATGGGTCTGGTCGAAGACGCACGCTGATCGACGTGATTGGAGAACTTGAAGGTCAAGCACAGCGACCTCCGACGTGGCCTGAACACCACCGTTCTCtctctgcagctgccgaaCCCACATCGCCGACGTTACTGTCGCATACAGAGGGCTTGCCAAGTAGCTTTGCCCATGCCGGCCGCGCGCGACGCAGCACTGATCAGGGACCGGTGTCTCAGCCAGTGACGACTGGTAGTGGCGCACTAACCACTGTAGCACATCAGGGCAACACTTTGACCGCTCAAGGCGGTGCAGCGAACACCGACGGAGCAGCgccaacagctgcagctgatGGCGAGAAGCCTCTGGCTTCACCTTCGGATttgcgagcttgttcgTTCTCCTCGGCAGGCAACACAGCCGGTGCGGACGCTTCACTTGTTCCTCGCGCTTCCACCCTGTCTCCCACAGCACGTACCGCCTCGCCAGCGATCACAACGTCTTCGCGCAGCTCTGTTGCTAGCCCACCCCCACCCACCTCATCCACCTCTCCGATCCAGCGACCGGCAAGCACACATCTCGGTGGATACTCGCATGTCGCCGCGAGCTCAGACTCGAatctgctcagctcgcaCCGCCTCTCGATGCTCAACAGTCAATTATCGCAGGCGGAGCTGCAGGAGCAGTACATGCGCAACTACATGGCCATGATGGCGAACCCGATGATGGCGCAGCAGGCTCAGTACCagctgatgctgcagcggcatcagcagcagtacTATGGACGTGCGTCGAGTGCTATTGGTGGTGCAGCTTTCAACACAAGTGGAAACGGGAGCAATTTGGGCGCAGGTGCCAATGGCAATGGTGTGCAGAGTGCGAGTGGGCCACCGTTGGCAGCGTTTATGCAGCCGACGATGGGGATGCCGCAGTCAACAGAGGCGATCAGCAAGTCGACCAACGGTCAGCGCAAGGCGCATTCCAGAACGCAGTCGTCAGGATCGCTTTATGAAAACAACGTTCATGCTTCGGCGACGAGTGCATCGACGTCACAACCTATGCTGTCAATGATGATGGCTCCACCGCCCCCAACCAACACCGCAAACACTGTGCCGACTGCAGCGTCGTTTTACCCGGCACATGCGCAAGCGTTTTATGCCCAGCCCATGTTTTATCCCAACGGTACTGGAGGGCAGTTGCATCCATTGCCGCACATGATGGGCAGTGCAGCATgggctcagcagcagcagatggcGGGTGGATATACCACCGGACCGACGTATCCCTCGACTAGGTCGGAAATCGCTACAACCACCGTTTTGCGATCGCAACGCAGCCGCGACAAGGGTTCAAGGGGtcagtagcagcagcagcagtacaAATAGTAGTAGATTTTACCCATCCGGACCTGTGTCTGCTCTCTGCGAGAGCGTCACAAGGCGTGTGTTTGACATtggttcacgattgctaTTCTACCACTTTGAATTGTGGACGATGCGTGTTAGTGGGTTTTTTCACGCCAGAAGTGTAGTGTTTGAGCATGTTTTGGAGTTGCGCTGAGATGCAACGAcgcaatcatgaatcacgaaggtGGTGTTGTGAACATGTTACTTGATGTTCTCGGTTGGGATGGCAAGGGAGGCGGCGAGCGACAAAATTGGCTTGATGAGCTACGTGCTACTGTCCAGTCACagtaatcacgaatcacgaatctgtgaatgtaACGTTCGTGGCTCGTGGGAGGAGGGAAGCACAAACGTAAAATAAGTTATGAAAGAGAGATCGGCAAATTtcattcacggttcacgatttattccattcgtgaattcCTGCAGGACGATGTGGGGGAAAAGGAGGATAGTGGAAATCGACATAAATAGTCAGAGTTGGTGAGTGCGTGACGTCGTGGGACAGATTCAGGATTCCTTGGTGATTGATTGGGAGAGATGGAAAATCGTGAGTGGCGAGGTCGACGTAAGGATGTTGCGAAAGTATCTTTGCATTTGGCATACAACACGAACTCGAGCTGAAGCGACAcacgacgcacgacgcaAGAGTGAGACTCTATCGTCATTGACCACGAGGTGAATCAAGAAGGACGCCACGAGTTTGGATTGGAAAGAGAATGTCGACGTTTACACGGCTTATCGCGGCGACGTCTTCGACGTTTCCACGCCAGTGTCTTACTGGCGGGGTGCTGTTTGCGACGGGCGATACGATTGCGCAACAGCTGGTCGAAAAGCGTGGTTCTCGACACGACCTTGCGCGCACGTTTCGATTGTCACTGTACGGAGGATGCGTCTTCTCACCGTTGGCATCCATCTGGTTCGGTCGAGTGCTCGAGCGCGTTCGCTTCTCGTCCAAGGCGGCCAACATTGCCACCAAGGTCGCCTTGGATCAGGCAATCGCCTCACCCGCTTTTGTAGCTTTGTTCTTCGGAGCCACCACGATCATGGAAGGAGGCTCCCCTGACCAAGCCAAGAACAAGATCATCCACAACTGGTGGCCTACACTCAAGACCGCCTGGGGATTATGGATCCCGGTGCAAACGTTGAACATGGCCCTGGTTCCACCATCCCAGAGACTCCTCTtcgtcaacgtcgtcaGTATCTTTTGGAATACCTTCTTGAGCATCAAATCTGCCGCTGCATCCGATCACGCCGTCAAGCCCAACTTGAACGACGCCGTCGAACTCGTCGAGACAAAGCTAGACAAGTTGCACTAAACAGTACTCGTCAACACGAATCCCAAGACGGCCACCGATCAGCCGCCACGCACCCAGCTTGTATTACACACTCTACAGCCCCGTAACACCGCATCATGTCGTATCCATACACATCTCTAGCCTACATCCCCTCACACACACATTGCGCCTCCCTCAACGTGGCTCCATTCGATGTTGCCATTCATCAACCGACATTGTCGTAATCCAACAAGCATTTGCATCAAATCAAATCAAACCAAACCATGCGCACAATCGCAGCGATGCACCCAGGTACGCCAAGTGAGATTGGTTGAATGCATGTCACGAGATCAAGAAATGCGAGATGCAGCAGGGACATGTTGAGCATGTCAATcgacgatcgtgaatcatggCTGTAAGAGCCGACTGGTGCGATAGCAGCcacagtgacgagtggtAAATTGGTGCAGGCGCTTGGCGTGGCGTGGCGTGGCGTGGCGCGTTTTGAAGGGGTGTGCGATTCTAGACTGTGAtgccttgagcagcagcgagcgaaTCGACAAGCACGAGACGCCAGAGCTTGTCGACGAACGCCTCTGCTTCCTCTGCCAAGACCTGTTGCACCAGCGAAAGCAACAAGAAAATCCAGTCAGCCACCGCTTTCAAACGGACCACGTGCGTGTTCAACATAAAACTTACCGGCTCAACCTGTTCCACGACGGCACGAGCGTCGGATCGGTTCTGCAAAGCCTCCACGACCACGGTGACCAACTCATCCACCTTCTCGCCCAAGCTATCTTCGATCTCAGCATCTGCCCAACGCCGGTACTTGGACTGAATCAGCTGCTCGTCCACATACTCCCATTGCGGCGACTGTGCGAACAATTCGCCGCTCGTCTTGGGCAACGACTCGGTCAACTGTGCCAACTTGCGGGCCTTGTCTTGCGGCGATAGATCACTGTCAAGCTTGATGTGCGTAAGTCGACCAGTACGTTTACTTGACTCGTCCTCTTCAGCTTCTCCGAGCACTGCTGTGCCCGGTTTGACGGCGGCCACGCCGCCTCCTGCAGCACCGTTTTGTGCACTCGTTCCATTTGGTGTGCTCGCAGCCACACCGGCTGTGGTGTCTGCTGCACCGTCCGCCTTGGTCGCAGTGGCAAAGGTGAGCTTGATCGGCGCAAGTGCACCTGCTTCTTGCACGAGTACACCAGctgcgcgctgctgctgtgtcAACTTGGCCATTTCAGCGGCTTGGAGTGCCAAGAACTTTTCCGTCTCTTGCTGTGCACGCACCATTTCCTCAGCTTCGGCGGCACGGTCACGCTCATCcgcctcctcttctctccGGCGTGCGGATGTGCGGAACTGACGCCATCGAGGTCGATCGGTGTAAAACAGTTCCTTTCGTGTagcagcgtcgtcgttcCAGTCTTCGTATCTGCGTAACATGGCGACTCCGTCGTGTTGCCACTTTTCGGTTTCGGCGcgttgacgatgctgctcctTTTCCCAGTGCGCGAGACGCTGACGTTCGCGGATCATGTAGGCACGCTCTGCATCGACCGATGCCgcctgagcagcagctttctTGCGTTCCTGACGCTGCTTTTCTTCGATCTCATCAACCTCCTCTGGTTCGAGTGCAGCATCGGCTTTGGCGTCGTAAGTGCCGGCAGCATGGAAGTCGACAGGTCGACGGTAGCTTTGAGCATCGTCTGTGGATCTACCGTTGCGTAAtgaagaggaagacgaagaggaggcggCGGCAGTAGCTTGCATGGTTTCGCGTCTTGCCCTTTCTAATGCTCTTTGTCTTTCGTACTCTGCTTCTCTTCTTCGCGTCTCGGCATCTcttgcagcagccgccTGACGAAATTGCTCGATTTCGGAGAGGACAGTGGCGCGTTGGTCTTCAGGCAGCTCTTCGGGTGGCAGATCTTTCAAATGGTCCGGGACCACATACCCAGGCTTGGTGGGGTCCGTCTCGACTTGAGCGTTCGGATCCGACATTTGACGCACAATGTCGCTTACCGCGGAGAGGGCGCTATTCTCTctcttcttgtcgtcgtaCGAGGTGGTGCGATTTTGTTGATACTTTTCCAGAAAGCGTTTCGTACGTTCGTCCGCCTTGACAAGCAGCTTTTTAGGTGGAGCCGAAGCTTCGGCTCCCATGGACGGGAGCTCTCTTGCATGGAGCACCTCGATGGCACGCAGCACCGAATCCGGATCTGCGTACTCTGCGAATCCAAATGCCTTGGAAGCGCGCTTGAGTGAACGCAAGTTGCCGCATGCTTCGAGCAGCCGAGTTAGCCAAGTGTCGGAGACGCCAGGCGAGATGCTCCCGAC contains these protein-coding regions:
- a CDS encoding uncharacterized protein (related to glomerulosclerosis protein Mpv17), which gives rise to MSTFTRLIAATSSTFPRQCLTGGVLFATGDTIAQQLVEKRGSRHDLARTFRLSLYGGCVFSPLASIWFGRVLERVRFSSKAANIATKVALDQAIASPAFVALFFGATTIMEGGSPDQAKNKIIHNWWPTLKTAWGLWIPVQTLNMALVPPSQRLLFVNVVSIFWNTFLSIKSAAASDHAVKPNLNDAVELVETKLDKLH
- a CDS encoding uncharacterized protein (related to SNU71 - component of U1 snRNP required for mRNA splicing via spliceosome); its protein translation is MSRRGYASNWQGAHNPNMAPLPPRPRGGNGSSNAPGYAHSASPHSGYDSPHLRQSSYTGNHSPHLEHASSSAPSSSGVEVATTLFVGSISPGVSDTWLTRLLEACGNLRSLKRASKAFGFAEYADPDSVLRAIEVLHARELPSMGAEASAPPKKLLVKADERTKRFLEKYQQNRTTSYDDKKRENSALSAVSDIVRQMSDPNAQVETDPTKPGYVVPDHLKDLPPEELPEDQRATVLSEIEQFRQAAAARDAETRRREAEYERQRALERARRETMQATAAASSSSSSSLRNGRSTDDAQSYRRPVDFHAAGTYDAKADAALEPEEVDEIEEKQRQERKKAAAQAASVDAERAYMIRERQRLAHWEKEQHRQRAETEKWQHDGVAMLRRYEDWNDDAATRKELFYTDRPRWRQFRTSARRREEEADERDRAAEAEEMVRAQQETEKFLALQAAEMAKLTQQQRAAGVLVQEAGALAPIKLTFATATKADGAADTTAGVAASTPNGTSAQNGAAGGGVAAVKPGTAVLGEAEEDESSKRTGRLTHIKLDSDLSPQDKARKLAQLTESLPKTSGELFAQSPQWEYVDEQLIQSKYRRWADAEIEDSLGEKVDELVTVVVEALQNRSDARAVVEQVEPVLAEEAEAFVDKLWRLVLVDSLAAAQGITV
- a CDS encoding uncharacterized protein (related to thymidylate kinase), with translation MSSFKTSSSPARNDVDTDPTSRRKMSTDLSRLKNFPSALSLRKQDPDTSPHPDAIQSSGSFSRFRPFSSAQRPSLGSLGSDKDDNSTDVRSSRRASRLLDAFKPSKKPAPSFEVIRKPTNRSTTSFQSTVHHPSPDLELYDPARHPSAHATVDVPQPAPRISLSAPRSQNSLNAAASTAAASSPLTPNALTSRPPYPPSTAKTRKSSTTNSIIATNRRTSDPYLNLGSASNSRAHSPSPNPNTDITNGSFSLHSFRNVRSTSDVSTAEESGPQTHSRVQSMISVDEYVTPGEELPEPRFPDDSISAFNAHDAARAQSTSPAPSVKPASISAAKFRQASRHRSESGTVPTIDTIQAGSSFVRPPRSRTPSQDLAAMEAVLAQTHPNTFRTAEADRRKSTDLTQLTAAPSAFLPNTNTNEDSQRRKRGFFIVVEGLDRAGKSTQVERLAAHLQAKAVKFPERTTAIGQMINSYLAQTSDLDDQAIHLLFSANRWECVASLHRTLEAGESIVCDRYAFSGIAYSVAKGLSYDWCRNPDVGLPLPDLTLFLDLDANAAAARGGYGEERYEKLDFQAKVREAFTRVSQDVRTHGGRWVTIDASKTLDQVTDDMQKAVHRVTSSIDRVGAKLGKLFVMERPPNVHAASSNELLPPSVIPNIKRSSMSSENSGRKRPSLDHPRITTPNGGFPASRPSGSPLTYTEQLAAVRAAAAGTLSGLLGGSSTNVDQQSPSVNEERPLPDADGPSPINATRGQGFDSARVLANRTDGSGRRRTLIDVIGELEGQAQRPPTWPEHHRSLSAAAEPTSPTLLSHTEGLPSSFAHAGRARRSTDQGPVSQPVTTGSGALTTVAHQGNTLTAQGGAANTDGAAPTAAADGEKPLASPSDLRACSFSSAGNTAGADASLVPRASTLSPTARTASPAITTSSRSSVASPPPPTSSTSPIQRPASTHLGGYSHVAASSDSNLLSSHRLSMLNSQLSQAELQEQYMRNYMAMMANPMMAQQAQYQLMLQRHQQQYYGRASSAIGGAAFNTSGNGSNLGAGANGNGVQSASGPPLAAFMQPTMGMPQSTEAISKSTNGQRKAHSRTQSSGSLYENNVHASATSASTSQPMLSMMMAPPPPTNTANTVPTAASFYPAHAQAFYAQPMFYPNGTGGQLHPLPHMMGSAAWAQQQQMAGGYTTGPTYPSTRSEIATTTVLRSQRSRDKGSRGQ